One stretch of Salmo trutta chromosome 7, fSalTru1.1, whole genome shotgun sequence DNA includes these proteins:
- the c2cd4a gene encoding C2 calcium-dependent domain-containing protein 4C encodes MWMVEKIRVSVERTNLPLPSTEYSFRIGDMFGEKAEKHKRLSLCPNIITPDTIPEFCIPPKIPSFQEPKGTEQSRQAPIIRVSLCESERGSPKREAPTRKLISPHIIQVENVDESPYDCSDEETTNADPQSQAALSLPHMAKAQTCYGFCTLLESPHTRRKESLFHNDPGSCGIPLLLPRSRSNTCSRVSPSTSPSSSPSSFSLHTLTSRLSPRGYTLNRQGTLDSDTTSSAESSPFSSPMLSRSPPKSSLFKTLSHERLLSRNTRKTVVSRNNSLSTDEGSSTDNSPNFMRRASDELVECLPPSFGLAPPTIFPIDLVLHRERVMRESMVPIGKDGTLRLSAEYCPDNQRLRVRLISAEGLYTHSVDPKSINCSVSLSLVPGKVQKQRSTVIRKSRNPIFNEDFFFDAISEEDLCQRSLRFKIVNKMSTMKRDYILGDVELPLTSIITL; translated from the coding sequence ATGTGGATGGTGGAGAAGATCCGTGTGTCCGTGGAGAGAACCAACCTGCCTCTCCCCTCAACGGAATACAGCTTCAGGATCGGAGACATGTTTGGAGAGAAAGCTGAGAAACACAAGAGACTTTCCCTGTGTCCTAATATTATCACCCCAGACACAATCCCAGAGTTTTGCATCCCTCCTAAGATCCCATCCTTCCAGGAGCCGAAAGGTACAGAGCAGAGCCGCCAGGCCCCCATCATCAGAGTGTCCCTGTGTGAATCTGAGAGGGGGAGCCCTAAGAGGGAGGCCCCAACACGAAAGCTTATCAGCCCACACATCATCCAGGTAGAGAATGTGGACGAGAGCCCTTATGACTGTAGTGATGAGGAGACCACCAACGCAGACCCTCAAAGCCAGGCAGCACTCTCCTTGCCCCACAtggccaaagcccagacttgctACGGTTTCTGTACCCTGCTGGAGAGCCCCCACACCAGGAGGAAGGAGTCCTTGTTCCACAACGACCCTGGCTCCTGTGGCATACCGCTGCTGCTCCCCAGGAGCAGGTCCAACACTTGCTCCAGAGTCTCCCCTTCtacctccccatcctcctccccttcctccttcaGTCTTCACACCCTGACCTCCAGACTCTCGCCCAGAGGTTATACACTCAACAGACAGGGTACACTGGACAGTGACACAACCTCCTCAGCTGAGTCCTCCCCTTTCAGCTCCCCAATGCTGAGCAGGTCCCCACCGAAGTCTTCCCTCTTCAAAACACTGAGTCATGAAAGGCTTCTTTCCAGAAACACCAGGAAGACTGTGGTGTCCAGAAACAACTCCCTGTCAACAGATGAGGGCAGCTCCACAGACAATAGTCCCAATTTCATGAGGAGGGCGTCAGATGAGCTGGTAGAATGCCTTCCACCAAGCTTCGGTCTAGCCCCTCCTACCATCTTCCCCATAGACTTGGTTCTGCACAGGGAAAGGGTGATGAGGGAGAGCATGGTCCCTATAGGGAAGGACGGCACCCTGCGCCTCTCTGCAGAGTACTGTCCTGATAACCAGAGGCTGCGGGTGCGGCTCATCAGTGCTGAGGGACTATACACTCACTCGGTGGACCCCAAGAGTATCAACTGCAGTGTCAGCCTTTCCCTGGTGCCTGGAAAGGTCCAGAAGCAGCGTAGCACAGTCATCAGGAAGAGTCGTAACCCCATCTTCAATGAGGACTTCTTCTTTGACGCCATCTCAGAGGAGGACCTCTGCCAACGCTCTCTGAGATTTAAAATTGTCAATAAAATGTCCACTATGAAAAGAGACTACATTCTGGGGGACGTTGAACTTCCACTCACAAGCATTATCACTTTATAA